The nucleotide window GTGCTGACGCCGACCATATGGGGAACCGGTCTGTTGTACATGTATTACAACTCCTGGGAACAGATCGGGCTGGGGTTTCTTTCCCTGGGAGGCGTGGCCGGCATCCATATGGCCATGGCATTCCTGCTGCTCAGTTTTTTGATCCTGCACGTCTACATGGCCTTTACCGGCAAGCCGGTATTGACCCAGATGAAGGCCATGCTGACCGGTTATGCGGACATTCACGAAGAAGACATCAATCTGGTTGGCCAATTTCAAATTCTTCTGGTGGACGATGATACGGATTTTGCGCAACTGGTTCGCATGTGGTTGACGAGAAGCCCCCCGTTTTCCAGGGAACACATGCTTCCCGTCGGTCTGACCGTCCATTGTGTGGAAAGTCTGGCTGCGGCTTTTGTCTGCCTGCGTCGCGACAACTATGAACTCATTCTGTTGGACCTCGAATTGCCCGACAGCCAGGGCCTGGAGACTTTTTTGAAAGTTCAGGACTCTTTTTCCGATATTCCGATCCTGGTGTTGACCGGCTCGGAAGGGGCATCCCTTGGTTCTCAGGCCGTGCATGAAGGAGCGCAGGATTTTCTGGAAAAAATGGAATTGGATGCCCGCAAACTGGCCCGTGCCATCCGTTTTGCCAGTGAACGACACTCTTATATCCATGCCCATTCCCAGGTTATGGAACAACAGTCATGAATGAATATCAGGGCCTTGATCATCGTTTCGACCATGGGCAGGGGCTTGAACCGTTTCCAAATGGCCGCAACGATGATCATGGCCAGTATCAGAGGCTGTCTAATAACTTGTTAATTTCAAAAAAAACGAATGAAAAACTGGGATG belongs to Magnetococcales bacterium and includes:
- a CDS encoding cytochrome b/b6 domain-containing protein, which codes for MSTRKMLLYTRYARFWHWSQAILIMGLMATGLDVADHIDIMDFELATDWHQNFARTLIWLWIFTIFWHMVTGEWRQYVPTKHKMRAMVHYYSKGIFDPVRHRHPFKTTPRLKHNPLQRFTYLLLNVVLTPTIWGTGLLYMYYNSWEQIGLGFLSLGGVAGIHMAMAFLLLSFLILHVYMAFTGKPVLTQMKAMLTGYADIHEEDINLVGQFQILLVDDDTDFAQLVRMWLTRSPPFSREHMLPVGLTVHCVESLAAAFVCLRRDNYELILLDLELPDSQGLETFLKVQDSFSDIPILVLTGSEGASLGSQAVHEGAQDFLEKMELDARKLARAIRFASERHSYIHAHSQVMEQQS